A section of the Coleofasciculus sp. FACHB-1120 genome encodes:
- a CDS encoding cupredoxin domain-containing protein, with amino-acid sequence MVIQKKVWSNLLGLWVLLSVFSGIPAKATSAEAPMATNQVSQIEQPFELKLGITLGGLALIGLELWWFLVSKTQAQQATANQGIQELTIQVDGGYDPNRVVVKAGQPVRLNFFRKDPSSCLEKIILPDFHIAKDLDLNRMTPVEFTPKIPGEYAFTCGMNMARGVLEVKAAAMANQEE; translated from the coding sequence ATGGTAATTCAAAAAAAGGTTTGGAGTAATCTTCTCGGTTTGTGGGTCTTGCTCTCAGTTTTCTCAGGAATACCTGCAAAAGCCACTTCAGCCGAGGCACCAATGGCAACCAATCAAGTCAGTCAAATTGAGCAACCTTTTGAGCTAAAACTGGGCATTACTTTAGGCGGGTTGGCTTTAATTGGTCTAGAACTTTGGTGGTTTTTGGTGAGTAAAACTCAAGCCCAACAAGCGACAGCAAATCAAGGAATTCAGGAACTGACTATCCAAGTAGATGGCGGTTACGATCCAAATCGAGTTGTCGTGAAAGCAGGGCAACCTGTGCGGCTCAACTTTTTCAGAAAAGACCCCAGTAGTTGCCTGGAAAAAATTATTTTACCGGATTTTCACATTGCTAAAGATTTGGATCTGAATCGGATGACACCTGTAGAATTCACGCCAAAAATCCCAGGCGAATACGCCTTTACCTGTGGGATGAATATGGCTAGAGGTGTCCTGGAAGTAAAAGCAGCCGCAATGGCAAATCAAGAGGAGTAA